In the Gemmatimonadota bacterium genome, CCGGAAAGCGGATTCCACGAGGAAGCGGGAGACCTGCGTTCGGAGAGCGTCGCCACCTTTACCGGCGAGGTGATCCCGCGGGCGGAGGATGCGATCAACCCCAACCTGCCCACCGGGCGCATCGAGGTGAAAGCCGATTCCATGACGGTGCTCAGTGCCGCGGATCCCCTGCCCCTGTCGGTCGCGGACGAGCGGGAATACCCGGAGGCCACTCGGCTGACCTACCGCATGCTGGACCTGCGCAGGCAGCGGCTGCACCACAACATCGTCATGCGGTCGCGCATCATCGCGAGCGTACGGCGCCGCATGACGGAAATGGGTTTCAACGAGTTCAACACGCCCATCCTCACCAGCAGTTCGCCCGAGGGCGCCCGGGACTACCTGGTCCCGAGCCGTGTGCATCCCGGAAAGTTCTACGCCCTGCCCCAGGCGCCGCAACAGTTCAAGCAGCTCCTGATGATCTCGGGGTTCGACCGGTACTTCCAGATCGCCCCGTGCTTCCGGGATGAAGACGCCCGGGCCGACCGGTCGCCTGGCGAGTTCTACCAGCTGGACGTGGAGATGTCCTTCGTCGAGCAGGACGACGTCTTCGAAGCGCTGGAGACCCTGTTTTACGGCCTGTTCACGGAGTTCAGCGACTGGGACGTCACCGCCCCGCCCTTCCCGCGCATCCCCTATCGCGACGCGATGCTCCGTTACGGGACCGACAAGCCCGACCTCCGGTTCGGCCTGGAGATCGAGGACGTCACCGAGGCCTTCCGGGCGTCGGAGTTCAACGCCTTCCGCCAGATCGTCGAGAAGGGCGGCATCGTCCGGGTCCTGGCCGTCCCGGGCGTGGCCGCGCGGCCCCGCAGTTTCTTCGACAACCTGGACCGGACCGTGAAAGAGGATTTCGGGGGACGGGGCGCGGCGTACATCTCCTTTGCCGAGGACGGGGTCAAGGGTTCCATCGCCCGCGTGCTGGACGGGCCGACCCTTGAACGGCTGAAATCAGTCATCGAACCCGAAACGGGTGCCTCGTGGTTCTTCGTGGCCGACACGGAGGAACGGGCCGTCGACGTGGCGGGCCGGCTCCGGCTGCATTTCGCCGACCTGCTCGACCTGCGGGAACCGGGCGCATACCGCTTCTGCTGGATCGTCGATTTCCCCATGTACGAGCACGACGCCGAATCGGGCAAGGTGATCTTCTCCCATAATCCATTCTCCATGCCCCAGGGCGGCCTCGAAGCCCTGGAGACCACGCCGCCTCTCGAGGTCCTGGCCTACCAGTACGACATCGTCTGCAACGGAACGGAGCTGTCCAGCGGCGCCATCCGGAACCACCGGCCCGACATCATGTACCGGGCCTTCGAAATCGCCGGTTACTCCGCCGCCGAGGTCGACGCGGAGTTCGGCGGCATGATCAGCGCGTTGAAGTACGGCGCGCCGCCCCACGGCGGCATCGCCCCGGGCATCGACCGTATCGTCATGCTCCTCACCGACGAGACCAATCTCCGGGAGGTCATCGCCTTCCCCCTGAACCAGAACGCCCAGGACTTGCTCATGGGCGCGCCGGGGGAGGTCAGCGAAAAACAGCTTCGGGAACTCCACATCCGCCTTCGGCGGTAGCCCGGCCCCGCCTTCGTTTTATTTTACTTACACCCTTGACAATGGCAGGGATGTTGATTATATTTACCTGTCTGTGTTCTTGAGCTGCTCAAGATGCGGAT is a window encoding:
- the aspS gene encoding aspartate--tRNA ligase → MKDHPYRTHTCGELRQTDDGTRVRIAGWVHRKRDHGGLLFIDLRDHYGVTQVVITPESGFHEEAGDLRSESVATFTGEVIPRAEDAINPNLPTGRIEVKADSMTVLSAADPLPLSVADEREYPEATRLTYRMLDLRRQRLHHNIVMRSRIIASVRRRMTEMGFNEFNTPILTSSSPEGARDYLVPSRVHPGKFYALPQAPQQFKQLLMISGFDRYFQIAPCFRDEDARADRSPGEFYQLDVEMSFVEQDDVFEALETLFYGLFTEFSDWDVTAPPFPRIPYRDAMLRYGTDKPDLRFGLEIEDVTEAFRASEFNAFRQIVEKGGIVRVLAVPGVAARPRSFFDNLDRTVKEDFGGRGAAYISFAEDGVKGSIARVLDGPTLERLKSVIEPETGASWFFVADTEERAVDVAGRLRLHFADLLDLREPGAYRFCWIVDFPMYEHDAESGKVIFSHNPFSMPQGGLEALETTPPLEVLAYQYDIVCNGTELSSGAIRNHRPDIMYRAFEIAGYSAAEVDAEFGGMISALKYGAPPHGGIAPGIDRIVMLLTDETNLREVIAFPLNQNAQDLLMGAPGEVSEKQLRELHIRLRR